One segment of Dolichospermum sp. DET69 DNA contains the following:
- a CDS encoding type II toxin-antitoxin system Phd/YefM family antitoxin, with amino-acid sequence MLKYLTITEAQEQLLDLPDDIKEEPIIITKHGKPVIAAISFEQYESLLETLAILSDKEFTQQLQESIAQGERGETINWHDAKLKLGL; translated from the coding sequence ATGTTAAAATACCTAACGATTACGGAAGCGCAAGAGCAACTTTTAGATTTACCAGATGATATAAAAGAAGAGCCAATAATTATTACTAAACATGGTAAACCAGTAATAGCAGCAATTAGTTTTGAGCAATATGAATCTTTACTAGAAACTCTGGCAATTTTATCTGATAAAGAATTTACCCAGCAACTACAAGAAAGTATAGCTCAAGGAGAGAGGGGAGAAACTATTAATTGGCATGATGCAAAACTCAAACTCGGACTCTGA
- a CDS encoding F0F1 ATP synthase subunit epsilon, whose product MTLTVRVISPDKTVWDAEADEVVLPSTTGQLGILSGHAPLLTALDIGVMRVRANKNANWQAIALLGGFAEIDADEVTVLVNGAERGDKIKIDEARTALTEAQTRLNQVKPEDRQAQIQATKAFKRARARFQAAGGSV is encoded by the coding sequence ATGACTCTGACCGTTCGTGTAATTTCCCCAGACAAAACCGTTTGGGATGCTGAAGCTGACGAAGTAGTTTTACCTAGCACTACTGGTCAATTAGGTATCTTGAGTGGACACGCACCACTATTGACAGCTTTGGATATAGGTGTAATGCGTGTTCGTGCTAATAAAAATGCCAACTGGCAAGCGATCGCTCTTTTAGGCGGTTTTGCTGAAATTGATGCAGATGAAGTCACAGTTTTAGTCAATGGTGCTGAACGTGGCGACAAAATTAAGATTGACGAAGCCCGAACTGCTTTGACGGAAGCACAAACTCGTCTAAATCAAGTTAAACCAGAAGATCGTCAAGCACAAATCCAGGCAACGAAAGCATTTAAACGCGCTCGCGCTCGTTTTCAAGCTGCCGGTGGTTCAGTATAA
- a CDS encoding flotillin family protein — protein MKSFPFSLGKSKQNKFVTLATSAIAALALVGGVNAANATSIKVLTEKELTSGSIPYNQKQPVVTQSVTRQIPYQAMGIEPLIIIPVIIIGGCFFFGGLVVIGEREVGIVVKKFTLSGKGLPPGRLIALNGEAGLQADTLAPGWHWGYWPWQYAVKKESVIVVPQGQIALIVAADGASNPPERILGKIVECDNFQDARKFLTKGGEKGRQIAFITAGTYRINTALFKVITSANSSSDGMRPEQLHIYEIAREKVGIVTTLDGLPIATGEIAGRIIPGHNNFQNGQKFIDAGGQRGLQEQVLLSGSWNLNPWLVNIEQVAMTEIPIGYVGVVISFVGEEQEDVSGASFTHGNLVNQGHKGVWVEPLYPGKHPLNTKVMKVELVPTTNIVLNFTDRISGQHGYDSNLTALKLLSFDGFSFDLEIFQIIHIGASDAPKVISRLGSMQNVIDQVLRPIVGNYFRNSAQEYTILDFLIARSERQVEASEYVKTALRAYDVQAVDSLIGLITPPKELMHTLTDRKIAEEQKKTYEVQQMAETQRQMLVRETALADIQEEMVEAEQNVQIAELKSQAAIKEANGEAEATKLKDLAKAEGILATGNAKAETYRTGVQALSLQGYTAMQLMQIVGDRNVRIIPDIIVGGNNGSNNGLADGLLSMILLNQTNSKTHLESKIPTPPPLPNSVVAKAEPTHQNGQNIGLS, from the coding sequence ATGAAAAGCTTTCCATTTTCCCTTGGTAAAAGTAAGCAAAATAAATTTGTCACCTTGGCTACATCTGCAATTGCAGCCTTAGCCTTAGTAGGTGGTGTTAATGCTGCCAATGCCACTTCCATAAAAGTGCTGACAGAAAAAGAATTAACTTCCGGATCAATTCCCTATAATCAAAAGCAACCCGTAGTTACTCAATCAGTAACTCGCCAAATTCCCTATCAAGCCATGGGGATTGAACCGTTGATCATTATTCCTGTGATCATTATTGGTGGTTGTTTCTTCTTTGGGGGACTGGTAGTTATCGGTGAACGGGAAGTGGGGATTGTGGTGAAAAAATTCACCCTTTCCGGTAAAGGACTACCTCCTGGGAGATTAATCGCCCTCAATGGTGAAGCGGGTTTACAAGCCGATACCCTCGCCCCTGGTTGGCACTGGGGTTATTGGCCTTGGCAATATGCAGTTAAAAAAGAGTCGGTAATTGTTGTCCCCCAAGGTCAAATCGCTCTGATTGTCGCCGCCGATGGGGCTTCTAACCCACCAGAACGGATTTTGGGCAAAATTGTCGAATGTGATAATTTTCAAGATGCTCGCAAATTTTTGACCAAAGGTGGGGAAAAAGGCCGACAAATTGCTTTTATCACCGCAGGTACTTACCGGATCAATACCGCATTATTTAAAGTTATCACATCTGCAAATTCTAGTAGTGATGGTATGCGACCAGAACAATTGCATATTTATGAAATAGCACGAGAAAAAGTGGGTATTGTCACTACTTTAGATGGTTTACCAATTGCCACAGGTGAGATTGCTGGAAGGATTATTCCTGGTCATAATAATTTCCAGAATGGTCAAAAATTTATTGATGCTGGGGGACAACGGGGTTTGCAAGAACAGGTATTATTATCAGGTTCTTGGAATCTTAACCCTTGGTTGGTAAATATTGAACAAGTGGCAATGACGGAAATTCCTATCGGTTACGTCGGTGTGGTAATTTCTTTCGTAGGTGAAGAGCAAGAAGATGTCAGCGGCGCATCTTTCACTCATGGTAATTTGGTAAATCAAGGACATAAAGGTGTTTGGGTAGAACCTCTGTATCCAGGTAAACATCCACTCAACACTAAGGTGATGAAAGTTGAATTAGTCCCAACAACTAACATCGTCTTGAATTTTACCGATAGAATTAGCGGTCAACATGGATACGATAGCAATTTAACGGCGCTAAAACTCCTGTCCTTTGATGGTTTCAGCTTTGATTTAGAGATATTCCAAATTATTCACATTGGTGCTTCAGATGCACCGAAAGTGATTTCTCGCTTGGGTTCAATGCAAAACGTCATTGATCAAGTTTTGCGTCCAATTGTGGGTAATTATTTCCGCAACTCTGCTCAAGAATACACTATTTTAGATTTCTTGATTGCGCGCAGTGAACGTCAAGTAGAAGCATCTGAATATGTTAAAACTGCCTTGCGTGCTTATGATGTACAGGCTGTAGATTCTTTAATTGGTTTGATTACACCACCAAAAGAGTTGATGCACACATTGACAGATCGTAAAATTGCGGAAGAACAAAAGAAAACTTACGAAGTTCAGCAAATGGCAGAAACCCAACGGCAAATGCTAGTGAGAGAAACTGCTTTAGCCGATATTCAAGAAGAGATGGTAGAAGCAGAACAAAATGTGCAAATAGCAGAGTTGAAATCTCAAGCTGCAATTAAAGAAGCTAATGGTGAAGCCGAAGCAACTAAACTCAAAGACTTAGCTAAGGCAGAAGGTATTCTTGCCACCGGTAACGCCAAAGCAGAAACCTACCGGACAGGGGTACAAGCCTTGAGTTTACAGGGTTACACGGCTATGCAGTTAATGCAAATTGTAGGCGATCGCAATGTCCGCATTATTCCTGATATTATAGTTGGTGGTAATAATGGTAGTAATAACGGTTTAGCAGATGGTTTGTTGTCTATGATTCTTTTGAATCAAACTAATAGTAAAACCCATCTAGAATCGAAAATCCCTACACCCCCACCTCTTCCTAATTCTGTAGTTGCTAAAGCTGAACCAACTCATCAGAATGGTCAGAATATAGGTTTAAGTTGA
- a CDS encoding type II toxin-antitoxin system RelE/ParE family toxin codes for MQNSNSDSELPQPDNIEFQIQLTPLAIEMLANIKDKRHQQAINSRIDKLKIDPEKQGKPLTGKLINYRSVRAVSQRYRILYKVELDQVVVLVVGVGLRKEDDKGDVYNLLQKLL; via the coding sequence ATGCAAAACTCAAACTCGGACTCTGAACTACCACAACCCGATAATATTGAATTTCAAATCCAGTTAACACCTCTAGCAATAGAGATGTTAGCAAATATTAAAGATAAACGTCACCAGCAAGCGATAAATTCACGTATTGATAAGTTAAAAATAGACCCAGAAAAACAAGGAAAGCCTTTAACTGGAAAGCTGATCAATTATCGCAGTGTTAGGGCTGTTAGTCAACGCTATCGGATACTTTATAAAGTAGAACTTGATCAAGTGGTGGTTTTAGTAGTTGGTGTTGGCTTACGAAAAGAAGATGATAAAGGGGATGTTTATAATCTCCTTCAGAAATTATTATAG
- a CDS encoding DUF29 domain-containing protein, with product MRITTNLKQLYETDDSLWLEETIELLKQKQFNQLDIENLIEELISLGKRDLAKAKSLLRQIIIHLLLLQYWQVEYERNYRHWLGEIKTFRYDLNNHLTTNLRNKLEDDLENIYESAVDFVKIKTDLTIFPEKCPYTLAQLLDNNYLPIDV from the coding sequence ATGAGAATTACTACCAACTTAAAACAACTTTATGAAACCGATGATAGTTTATGGTTAGAAGAAACTATTGAATTATTAAAACAAAAACAGTTTAATCAACTCGATATAGAAAACTTAATTGAGGAATTAATCAGTTTGGGTAAAAGAGATCTAGCTAAAGCCAAAAGTCTTTTAAGACAGATTATTATTCATTTATTATTACTTCAATATTGGCAGGTAGAATATGAAAGAAACTATCGTCATTGGCTTGGAGAAATTAAAACTTTTAGATATGATTTGAATAATCATTTAACGACGAATTTAAGGAATAAGTTAGAGGATGATTTAGAAAATATTTATGAAAGTGCGGTTGATTTTGTGAAAATTAAAACTGATTTAACTATTTTCCCAGAAAAATGTCCTTACACTCTGGCACAATTATTAGATAACAATTATTTACCCATTGATGTGTAA
- a CDS encoding hydantoinase B/oxoprolinase family protein: MSTTSQPDPVRLEIFKNLYQFIAEQMGIVLQNTATSVNIKERLDFSCAIFDAAGLLVANAPHIPVHLGSMSDSVRSLINDQGDNIKPGNIYLSNNPYNGGTHLPDVTAITPIFNAENQEIIFYVASRGHQADIGGITPGSMPPHSTTVEEEGVIFDNFLLVEQGEFQETAVRNYLLNHPYPSRNPDQNIADFKAQIAANARGLQELGKMVNQYGLETVQLYMQFVQENAEESVRRAIDILQNGSFIYEMDNGAKIQVKVIINRENRSAKIDFTGTSAQLNSNFNAPKAVTQAAVLYVFRTLVDNNIPLNAGCLKPLEIIIPQGCMLNPTYPAAVVAGNVETSQTIVDALYGALGIMAASQGTMNNFTFGNQKYQYYETICGGSGAGIDFDGTDAVHTHMTNSRLTDPEVLETRYPVQVESFSLRPHSGGKGKYSGGNGVIRRIKFLEPMTANILSGHRRVPPFGLHGAEAGKVGCNWVQRQNGTEEILSSTATVEMQPGDIFVIETPGGGGFG, translated from the coding sequence ATGTCCACCACATCTCAACCAGATCCCGTTCGTTTAGAAATATTTAAAAATCTTTATCAATTTATCGCGGAACAAATGGGAATTGTTCTCCAAAACACAGCAACATCAGTCAATATCAAAGAACGACTAGATTTTTCCTGTGCTATTTTTGATGCTGCTGGTTTATTAGTTGCCAATGCTCCTCATATTCCCGTACATTTAGGCTCAATGAGTGATAGTGTTCGCAGTCTAATTAATGATCAAGGTGACAATATTAAACCGGGAAATATTTATTTATCAAATAACCCCTATAACGGGGGAACACATTTACCTGATGTCACAGCAATTACCCCAATTTTTAATGCAGAAAATCAAGAAATTATTTTCTATGTTGCATCTCGTGGACACCAAGCAGATATAGGTGGCATTACTCCCGGTTCTATGCCTCCTCATAGTACCACAGTAGAAGAAGAAGGAGTTATATTTGATAATTTTCTCTTAGTAGAACAGGGAGAATTTCAAGAAACAGCCGTGAGAAATTATTTATTAAATCATCCCTATCCTAGCCGTAATCCTGACCAAAATATTGCCGATTTTAAAGCCCAAATTGCTGCTAATGCCAGGGGATTGCAAGAACTTGGCAAAATGGTTAATCAATATGGACTAGAAACAGTCCAACTTTATATGCAGTTTGTTCAAGAGAATGCAGAGGAATCAGTCAGACGGGCAATTGATATTTTGCAAAATGGCTCATTTATTTATGAAATGGATAATGGGGCAAAAATTCAAGTTAAGGTAATAATTAATCGAGAAAATCGCAGTGCTAAGATTGATTTCACTGGTACATCTGCACAACTAAATAGTAATTTCAATGCTCCCAAGGCTGTAACCCAAGCAGCAGTTTTATATGTATTTAGGACATTAGTTGATAATAATATTCCCCTCAATGCTGGTTGTCTCAAACCTTTAGAAATTATTATTCCTCAAGGTTGTATGTTGAACCCAACTTATCCAGCAGCAGTAGTAGCCGGAAATGTTGAAACTTCCCAAACTATCGTTGATGCTTTATATGGTGCTTTGGGTATCATGGCCGCTTCCCAGGGAACAATGAATAATTTCACTTTTGGTAATCAAAAATATCAATATTATGAAACTATTTGCGGTGGTTCAGGTGCAGGAATTGATTTTGATGGGACTGATGCAGTTCATACCCACATGACTAACTCACGTTTAACTGATCCAGAAGTTTTAGAAACTCGTTATCCTGTCCAGGTAGAAAGTTTTAGTTTGCGTCCCCATAGTGGAGGAAAAGGCAAATATTCGGGAGGTAATGGGGTAATCCGTCGGATTAAGTTTTTAGAACCAATGACGGCTAATATTCTTTCGGGCCATCGTCGTGTTCCTCCCTTTGGATTACATGGTGCAGAAGCAGGAAAAGTAGGATGTAACTGGGTACAGCGTCAAAATGGCACTGAGGAGATTTTAAGCAGTACCGCAACTGTAGAGATGCAACCAGGAGATATTTTCGTGATTGAAACTCCCGGAGGTGGGGGTTTTGGTTGA
- a CDS encoding hydantoinase/oxoprolinase family protein: MLKIFADRGGTFTDIVAVTNNQTIIDRLSNNTERFLIVTLPNQEWVIVYKLLSENPEQYEDAVIQGIRDIIGISSYEPIPYQTIEVVKMGTTVATNALLERHGDRVVLLITKGFQDALRIGYQNRPNIFARQIILPTMLYEQVVEINERYDAHGNELISVNIEQVSNDLQTIYNTGIRSCAIVFMHSDRYPQHEQQVAQIAQEIGFTQISISHQVSPLMKLVSRGDTTVVDAYLTPILRRYVNQVASHLPNVRLMFMKSDGGLIDADQFQGKDSILSGPAGGIVGAVETSKRAGFDLIITFDMGGTSTDVAHFKGEYERELDSEIAGARMRVPVLSINTIAAGGGSILYFDGSSYRVGPESAGSNPGPAAYRRGGPLTVTDANIMLGKIHPQYFPAVFGSEGKLPLDQEIVIQKFRELGKQIKSVTKNHQTSEQIASGFIAIAVENMANAIKKISLQRGYDVSEYVLCCFGGAGGQVACLIADTLGMKKIFLHPFAGVLSAYGMGLADVRVNRVTGVEQPLNQTLIPQLQKLMVSLETQARSELNQQQKTALEEVIKKVNLKYEGTNSILTVAFTLDITGMQQQFEIEHKSRYGFMQTEKVLIVESISVEVIQKMDTPEEPIIIRQRPIEEKPQPVKIVKMFTAEKWHDTPVYLREKLQPGDNINGAAIIVEKISTIVIEPNWQAKLTERNHLILSRK, from the coding sequence ATGTTGAAAATTTTTGCAGATAGAGGTGGCACATTTACAGATATTGTTGCTGTCACCAATAATCAGACAATTATAGACAGATTATCAAACAATACAGAACGGTTTTTAATTGTTACTCTTCCTAACCAAGAATGGGTAATAGTCTATAAATTATTATCAGAAAATCCTGAACAATACGAAGATGCAGTTATTCAAGGGATTCGGGATATTATCGGCATTTCTAGTTATGAACCCATTCCCTATCAAACAATAGAAGTAGTGAAAATGGGAACAACAGTAGCTACAAATGCGCTGTTAGAAAGACATGGAGATAGGGTAGTTTTGCTCATTACTAAAGGCTTTCAAGATGCCTTGAGAATTGGCTACCAAAATCGCCCAAATATCTTTGCCAGGCAGATAATTTTACCTACTATGCTTTATGAACAAGTAGTTGAGATAAATGAAAGATATGATGCTCATGGAAATGAATTAATTTCCGTCAATATTGAACAAGTTAGCAATGATTTACAAACAATTTACAACACAGGAATTAGAAGTTGTGCCATTGTTTTCATGCACAGCGATCGCTATCCCCAACATGAACAACAAGTAGCCCAAATTGCCCAAGAAATCGGCTTTACACAAATCTCCATATCCCATCAAGTCAGTCCCTTAATGAAACTCGTTAGTAGAGGAGATACCACCGTCGTTGATGCCTATTTAACTCCTATTCTCCGTCGCTATGTTAACCAAGTAGCTAGTCACTTACCCAACGTTAGATTAATGTTTATGAAATCAGATGGAGGGTTAATCGACGCAGACCAATTTCAAGGTAAAGATAGCATTTTAAGTGGACCGGCTGGTGGTATTGTCGGTGCAGTTGAAACTAGCAAAAGAGCAGGATTTGATTTAATTATCACCTTTGATATGGGAGGAACAAGTACAGATGTGGCTCACTTTAAAGGAGAATATGAAAGAGAACTAGATTCAGAAATTGCAGGTGCAAGAATGCGAGTTCCCGTATTATCAATTAACACCATTGCAGCCGGAGGTGGTTCAATTTTATATTTTGATGGTTCGAGTTATCGTGTTGGACCCGAATCTGCGGGATCAAATCCAGGCCCTGCTGCTTATCGGCGTGGTGGACCATTAACAGTGACAGATGCTAATATCATGTTAGGAAAAATTCACCCCCAATATTTTCCCGCAGTTTTTGGGAGTGAAGGTAAATTACCTTTAGATCAAGAAATTGTCATTCAGAAATTTAGAGAATTAGGAAAACAGATTAAATCTGTCACTAAAAATCATCAAACTTCTGAACAAATAGCATCAGGTTTTATTGCCATTGCTGTGGAAAATATGGCAAATGCTATTAAAAAAATCAGCCTTCAACGAGGTTATGATGTTAGTGAATATGTACTTTGTTGTTTTGGTGGTGCAGGAGGACAAGTTGCTTGTTTAATTGCTGACACTTTAGGAATGAAAAAGATATTTCTTCACCCTTTTGCGGGAGTTCTTTCTGCCTATGGAATGGGTTTAGCTGATGTCAGAGTTAACAGAGTTACAGGAGTAGAACAACCTTTAAATCAAACATTAATTCCTCAATTACAGAAATTAATGGTATCTTTAGAAACCCAAGCTCGGAGTGAGTTAAACCAGCAACAAAAAACAGCACTTGAAGAAGTAATTAAAAAAGTTAATTTAAAATATGAGGGAACGAACTCTATTTTAACCGTTGCTTTTACCTTAGATATCACAGGAATGCAACAACAATTTGAAATTGAACATAAATCACGTTATGGTTTTATGCAAACAGAAAAAGTCTTAATTGTTGAATCTATTTCTGTAGAAGTAATTCAAAAAATGGATACTCCTGAAGAACCTATAATAATTCGTCAACGCCCTATAGAGGAAAAACCCCAACCTGTTAAAATCGTGAAAATGTTTACTGCTGAAAAATGGCATGATACACCAGTTTATCTGCGAGAAAAATTACAACCAGGAGATAATATAAATGGTGCTGCAATCATTGTTGAAAAAATCAGTACAATAGTAATTGAACCGAATTGGCAAGCAAAATTAACTGAACGTAATCATCTAATTTTATCTAGAAAGTAA
- a CDS encoding undecaprenyl/decaprenyl-phosphate alpha-N-acetylglucosaminyl 1-phosphate transferase: MNLANSLKSLGIADPSGSGWLAVVFTFLLALIVTWRLIPTIRKFALEVGWADQPNARRLNQEPLPNAGGLAIYAGVIAALVLASLLRPIELQGVLAQVLTILLGGSILVLVGFIDDQFGLPPSVRLWAQVTTALLLVGNGISIKVAFGTPIDSLLSMALTVLWVVGITNAVNLMDGMDGLAGGISFITAISLLGVSAQFDNRAAATLVLAALGGAALGFLRHNFHPSKIIMGDAGAYFFGYVLAATSILGKLQLNTIYALIPTVLFLLLPVIDTTQVFVRRLMAGKNPLSTPGKDHIHHRLLAWGLSQRNAAFILWSITLGCNLLAMRVQGMSLAVMLTTAVGIILLLGLTVWQRMLNNREQGIGNREQGIGNREQGTGNRE; this comes from the coding sequence ATGAACTTAGCAAACTCCCTTAAATCCCTTGGCATTGCTGACCCTAGCGGCTCCGGCTGGTTAGCTGTAGTATTCACGTTTCTATTAGCCTTGATTGTTACCTGGCGTTTAATTCCCACAATTCGCAAATTTGCCTTAGAAGTAGGTTGGGCAGATCAACCCAATGCCCGCCGGTTGAATCAAGAACCTTTACCTAATGCTGGAGGTTTGGCAATCTACGCAGGGGTAATTGCGGCTTTGGTTTTAGCTAGTCTCTTGCGGCCTATTGAACTGCAAGGGGTTTTGGCTCAGGTGTTAACGATTCTTCTCGGTGGTTCAATTTTAGTGCTGGTGGGCTTTATTGATGACCAATTTGGCTTACCTCCATCTGTGCGGTTATGGGCGCAGGTAACAACAGCACTTTTGCTGGTTGGTAATGGTATTAGCATCAAAGTTGCCTTTGGTACACCCATTGATTCTCTCTTATCTATGGCTTTAACTGTGCTGTGGGTGGTGGGGATCACTAATGCTGTTAACCTCATGGATGGGATGGATGGTTTGGCTGGTGGCATCAGCTTTATTACTGCCATCAGTTTGTTAGGAGTTTCTGCCCAGTTTGATAATCGTGCCGCTGCAACTTTAGTTTTAGCGGCTTTGGGAGGGGCGGCACTGGGCTTTTTACGCCATAATTTTCATCCTTCAAAGATCATTATGGGTGATGCTGGAGCATACTTTTTTGGCTATGTCTTAGCAGCAACCAGCATTTTAGGCAAACTCCAACTCAATACAATCTATGCCCTAATCCCTACAGTTTTATTTCTGCTGTTGCCAGTTATTGACACTACTCAAGTGTTTGTGCGCCGTCTCATGGCAGGGAAAAACCCTCTGAGTACACCAGGTAAAGACCACATCCATCACCGCTTGTTGGCTTGGGGACTATCTCAACGCAATGCGGCTTTTATCTTATGGTCAATTACTTTGGGTTGTAATTTGCTGGCTATGAGAGTACAGGGTATGAGTTTAGCAGTAATGCTGACTACTGCCGTTGGTATTATCTTGCTATTAGGGCTTACCGTTTGGCAAAGAATGTTAAATAACAGGGAACAGGGAATAGGGAACAGGGAACAGGGAATAGGGAACAGGGAACAGGGAACAGGGAACAGGGAATAG
- a CDS encoding Uma2 family endonuclease, which translates to MMITQELVSEQNIFPDVIFPPSDLYSDEPPVETELHLEQIMLLIKCLKWLWKDRTDFYAAGNLSIYYSPHQRKTENFRGPDFFVVLGTELKTRKSWVVWEENGKYPHVIVEILSPTTAKTDRESKKQLYQDTFRTPEYFWFDPYTLEFAGFHLVDAKYQPIKANEQGHLWSEQLGLFLGIFNGLLRYFTPESSLVPTPEETAKRETQRAERLAAKLRELNIDPDTI; encoded by the coding sequence ATGATGATTACTCAAGAATTAGTATCTGAACAAAATATCTTCCCAGATGTAATTTTTCCTCCCAGCGATTTATATAGTGATGAACCTCCCGTGGAAACAGAACTACATTTAGAGCAAATTATGCTCTTAATCAAATGTCTTAAATGGTTATGGAAAGATAGAACAGATTTCTATGCTGCGGGAAATCTGAGTATTTATTATAGTCCTCACCAAAGAAAAACAGAAAATTTTCGGGGTCCTGATTTTTTTGTAGTTTTAGGAACTGAACTTAAAACCCGTAAAAGTTGGGTAGTGTGGGAAGAGAATGGTAAATATCCTCATGTAATTGTCGAAATTCTCTCACCAACAACAGCAAAGACAGATAGAGAATCTAAAAAACAACTTTATCAAGATACTTTCCGCACACCAGAATACTTTTGGTTTGACCCCTATACATTAGAATTTGCAGGTTTTCATTTAGTAGATGCTAAATATCAACCTATCAAAGCCAACGAGCAAGGACATTTATGGAGTGAACAATTAGGCCTATTTTTGGGAATTTTTAATGGTTTATTACGTTATTTCACCCCAGAATCAAGTTTAGTACCCACACCTGAAGAAACCGCAAAACGTGAAACTCAACGAGCAGAACGTTTAGCTGCAAAATTGCGGGAATTAAATATTGATCCAGATACCATCTAA
- the fabG gene encoding 3-oxoacyl-[acyl-carrier-protein] reductase: MSLLKDQVAVVTGASRGIGRAIALQLATQGAKLVVNYASSSTAAEEVVAQITAAGGEAIAVQADVSKPAEVDTLFSTTLEKFQRVDILVNNAGITRDTLLLRMKLEEWQAVIDLNLTGVFLCTKAVSKIMLKQRSGRIINIASVAGQMGNPGQANYSAAKAGVIGFTKTVAKELSSRGITVNAVAPGFITTDMTSDIKAEGILQYIPLGRFGKPEEIAGMVRFLASDPAAAYITGQVFNVDGGMVM; this comes from the coding sequence ATGAGTTTATTAAAAGATCAGGTTGCAGTAGTCACAGGTGCATCACGGGGAATTGGCAGAGCGATCGCTTTACAACTAGCAACTCAAGGTGCAAAATTAGTTGTTAACTACGCTAGTTCTAGCACAGCAGCAGAAGAAGTAGTAGCCCAAATCACAGCAGCAGGGGGAGAGGCCATTGCTGTTCAAGCGGATGTTTCCAAACCAGCAGAAGTAGATACACTATTTAGTACCACCTTAGAAAAATTCCAGCGCGTGGATATCTTAGTCAACAATGCAGGTATTACCCGTGACACCCTCCTACTAAGAATGAAATTAGAAGAATGGCAAGCAGTCATAGATTTAAACTTGACTGGTGTATTTTTATGTACAAAAGCCGTTAGTAAAATTATGCTTAAACAACGTTCTGGACGGATTATTAATATTGCTTCCGTTGCTGGACAAATGGGCAATCCTGGACAAGCCAACTACAGCGCCGCCAAAGCTGGTGTAATTGGCTTCACCAAAACCGTCGCTAAAGAACTTTCTTCCCGGGGAATCACTGTAAATGCCGTTGCTCCTGGTTTTATTACCACGGACATGACCAGCGATATCAAAGCCGAAGGAATCCTGCAATATATCCCACTGGGGCGTTTTGGTAAACCAGAAGAAATTGCCGGCATGGTGCGGTTTTTAGCATCTGATCCCGCAGCAGCTTACATTACAGGACAAGTCTTTAACGTTGATGGGGGGATGGTAATGTAA